Proteins encoded by one window of Salvia splendens isolate huo1 chromosome 5, SspV2, whole genome shotgun sequence:
- the LOC121804874 gene encoding 3-oxoacyl-[acyl-carrier-protein] synthase 3 A, chloroplastic-like has product MANASGLVAPTVPSLKRRFSPPLGIYRSAFWFYDGVSRRALCFSAAQAAEKLSPAQPQSRRLVSKGCKLVGCGSAIPSIQISNDNLSEIVDTSDEWISVRTGIKNRSILSRQDSLTALATEAAQKALQMAEVEPNDVDLVLLCTSTPEDLFGSAPQIQKALGCGNNPLAYDITAACSGFLLGLVSAACYIRGGGFNNVLVIGADALSRYVDWKDRGSCILFGDAAGAVLLQSCDSEEDGLFAFDMHSDGEGQRHLKASMKEDKTDSELGTNGSLLGLLPKGSSSYSCIEMNGKEVFRFAVRVVPHSIELALEKAGLAVSDIDWLVLHQANQRIIDAVATRLEVPQERVISNLANYGNTSAASIPLALDEAVRSGKVRAGDTIATAGFGAGLTWGSAIVRWG; this is encoded by the exons atggcGAATGCATCTGGGCTGGTTGCTCCAACAGTTCCCAGTTTGAAGAGGAGATTTTCTCCTCCATTAGGCATTTATCGATCTGCATTTTGGTTCTACGACGGCGTTTCGAGGCGAGCATTGTGTTTTAGTGCGGCGCAGGCCGCAGAGAAGCTTTCCCCTGCTCAACCCCAATCGCGCAG ACTTGTCAGCAAAGGGTGCAAGTTAGTTGGATGTGGCTCTGCAATACCAAGTATTCAAATATCCAATGATAATCTCTCAGAAATTGTCGATACTTCGGATGAATGGATATCTGTCCGGACTGGAATTAAAAATCGGAGTATACTTTCTC GACAAGACAGCTTGACAGCTCTGGCTACAGAGGCTGCGCAGAAAGCTCTCCAGATGGCTGAGGTTGAACCCAATGACGTTGACCTTGTGTTGTTGTGCACTTCAACTCCTGAAGACTTGTTTGGGAGTGCTCCTCAG ATTCAAAAAGCGCTTGGCTGTGGTAACAATCCGTTGGCTTATGATATCACGGCTGCCTGCAGCGGCTTCCTGTTGGGCCTAGTTTCAGCTGCTTGCTATATTCGAG GGGGCGGCTTCAATAATGTTCTTGTGATTGGTGCTGATGCTCTATCTCGCTACGTTGACTGGAAAGATAGAGGATCATGTATCCTGTTTGGTGATGCTGCTGGTGCTGTTCTACTACAG TCATGTGATAGTGAAGAAGATGGTTTATTTGCTTTCGACATGCACAGTGATGGTGAAGGTCAGAG GCACTTAAAAGCCAGCATGAAGGAAGACAAAACAGATTCTGAGTTGGGCACAAACGGTTCACTTCTTGGCCTCCTGCCCAAAGGCTCCTCCTCTTACTCGTGCATCGAGATGAACGGTAAAGAGGTCTTCCGCTTTGCTGTCCGCGTCGTTCCACATTCGATCGAACTGGCCCTAGAGAAGGCAGGTCTTGCTGTGTCAGACATAGACTGGCTAGTTCTGCATCAG GCGAACCAGAGAATAATCGATGCAGTAGCGACGCGCCTGGAGGTTCCCCAAGAGCGAGTAATATCCAATTTGGCAAACTATGGCAACACGAGTGCTGCCTCGATTCCGTTGGCGTTGGACGAGGCTGTGAGAAGCGGGAAGGTCCGAGCTGGTGATACCATTGCGACTGCTGGTTTTGGAGCTGGCCTTACATGGGGCTCTGCTATCGTTAGATGGGGATGA